One genomic window of Mus musculus strain C57BL/6J chromosome 4, GRCm38.p6 C57BL/6J includes the following:
- the 2610301B20Rik gene encoding protein C8orf37 homolog has protein sequence MAKDLDELLDEVETKFCRLDPLRLDLGERPKGDGGGGSHSGDRNGAQEKETLRSTETFKKEDDLDSLINEIFEEPDFDRKSFQKFKSKSSSNTCVRAPMQGVSKSCSPVYLSGSAIPCGIGTNTSQRACDRLRCVACDFRIVSYNDYMWDKSCDYLFFRNNMPEFHKLKTKLIEKKGARAYACQCSWRTVEELTDLQTDHQLRWVCGKH, from the exons ATGGCGAAGGACCTGGACGAACTTCTGGATGAAGTCGAGACCAAGTTCTGCAGACTCGACCCCTTGAGGCTGGACCTGGGTGAGCGGCCCAAAGGCGACGGCGGCGGCGGCTCGCACAGCGGCGACCGGAACggagcccaggagaaagaaactcTCAG ATcaacagaaacatttaaaaaagaagatgatCTTGACAGTCTTATTAATGAAATATTCGAGGAGCCTGACTTTGACAGAAAATCTTTT caaaaatttaaatctaaatcTTCAAGTAACACATGTGTCAGAGCTCCCATGCAAGGCGTCAGTAAAAG TTGCAGTCCAGTGTATCTCAGTGGAAGCGCCATTCCATGTGGGATTGGAACAAATACTTCACAGAG AGCATGTGACCGACTGCGTTGTGTAGCCTGTGATTTCCGGATAGTGAGCTACAATGACTATATGTGGGACAAGTCATGTGACTACCTGTTCTTCAG AAACAACATGCCAGAATTccacaaactcaaaacaaaattgATCGAGAAGAAAGGAGCACGGGCATATGCCTGCCAGTGTAGCTGGAGAACTGTTGAAGAACTCACTGACCTGCAGACAGATCATCAGCTTCGCTGGGTGTGTGGTAAACACTGA
- the 2610301B20Rik gene encoding protein C8orf37 homolog isoform X1, whose product MAKDLDELLDEVETKFCRLDPLRLDLGERPKGDGGGGSHSGDRNGAQEKETLRACDRLRCVACDFRIVSYNDYMWDKSCDYLFFRNNMPEFHKLKTKLIEKKGARAYACQCSWRTVEELTDLQTDHQLRWVCGKH is encoded by the exons ATGGCGAAGGACCTGGACGAACTTCTGGATGAAGTCGAGACCAAGTTCTGCAGACTCGACCCCTTGAGGCTGGACCTGGGTGAGCGGCCCAAAGGCGACGGCGGCGGCGGCTCGCACAGCGGCGACCGGAACggagcccaggagaaagaaactcTCAG AGCATGTGACCGACTGCGTTGTGTAGCCTGTGATTTCCGGATAGTGAGCTACAATGACTATATGTGGGACAAGTCATGTGACTACCTGTTCTTCAG AAACAACATGCCAGAATTccacaaactcaaaacaaaattgATCGAGAAGAAAGGAGCACGGGCATATGCCTGCCAGTGTAGCTGGAGAACTGTTGAAGAACTCACTGACCTGCAGACAGATCATCAGCTTCGCTGGGTGTGTGGTAAACACTGA